From Antennarius striatus isolate MH-2024 chromosome 14, ASM4005453v1, whole genome shotgun sequence, the proteins below share one genomic window:
- the LOC137607415 gene encoding ras/Rap GTPase-activating protein SynGAP-like, whose product MDTSSKSWLPHQSQFGLVGQAEVCCGGPGVLTPNQSRRASFASVRQSSMETPPNATPQPFRQPSFLNRRLKGSIKRAKSQPKLDRTSSFRQMILPRFRSADQERTRLMQSFKESHSHESLLSPSSAAEALDLVLDEEAIIKPVHSSILGQEYCFEVTTSSGTKCFACRSASERDKWIENLQRAVKPNKDVPFQFQDNSRRVDNVLKMWIIEARDLPAKKRYYCELCLDDMLYARTTSKPRTDTVFWGEHFEFNNLPTIRSLRLHLYKETDKKRRKEKSTYLGLVSIPISSITGRQFVEQWYPVIQSSVLAKSGGVGSTKVINASLRVKSRYQTMNILPMELYKEFAEYITNNYRTLCAVLEPLLSVKSKEEVAFALVHILQSTGKTKEFLSDMAMCEVDRFMDREHLIFRENTLATKAVEEYLKLIGHRYLKDAIGDFIRALYESEENCEVDPMRVPPSVLADHQANLRMCCELLLCKIINSLCIFPRELKEVFASWRARCAERGREDLADGLISSSLFLSFMCPAIMSPSLFNLMQEYPAERTSRTLTLIAKVMQNLASFSKFGPKEEYMYFMNEFLEMEWGSMQQFLYEISNMDAGGNAGGFEGYIDLGRELSMLHSLLWEVMGQLSKDAILKLGPLPRLLNDISVALRNPQLHMPTNHQPDRPKDRLFSRPSFNRLMSSDFQSLMMHDLNSSIDISRLPSPTTGVSAVESLSSNLNMRRQAERDLRSSREVFYVTRPPLARSSPAYCTSSSDITEPDPKVHSVNKSVSMMDLQDSRMNSISNLNSVGDMLTSSQASIAGLGHSFGNLCGPLRMGGHMPAGSSGSGLRLSQMGHIGGPTESISQQQQQAAAAMHFPLSFQNPLFHLASQNSPGQSQHPPPLLLAPEPENGHHDYQPAFGNNAFSRSEDLSALRSQSSLVQPSIVHSHSYSDDFTRQNQSSDYAWHQLSLQVQESLQQQHLMGVVSQTATGTGTPASLATPPTTVHPVRQTSMAPPQHLKSQRSINNPATATPPKVRPQSRNLLLDSSDASFGGGQMKQRQTQQAAPQQQQQQQQQQQQQQQTQQQDAQLSVTDSPAPGLPYQTSSAKDNQGPSAAGEGSTDTPTKNTKKSPQSQLQPPQQHLLKPGNKQGSQSTLNTPALNERTVAWVSNMPHLSADIESLRPDREGQLKEYSKSMDESRLDRVKEYEEEIHSLKERLKMSHRKLEEYEQRLMSQEQQTSKILMQYQNRLEDSERRLKQQQMEKDSQIKGIINRLMAVEDELRGGPIPDIKPRILTDQSINQVYGGHPGS is encoded by the exons ATGGACACATCTTCAAAGTCGTGGCTGCCGCATCAGAGTCAGTTTGGGTTGGTTGGTCAAGCGGAGGTTTGCTGCGGCGGACCTGGAGTTTTAACCCCAA ACCAATCTCGCCGGGCAAGTTTTGCCTCCGTCAGGCAGTCGAGCATGGAGACCCCTCCCAACGCCACCCCCCAGCCCTTCAGACAGCCG AGTTTCCTCAATCGGAGGCTGAAGGGCTCCATCAAGAGGGCCAAAAGTCAACCCAAACTGGACCGGACCAGCAGCTTCAGACAAATGATTCTTCCTCGGTTTCGGAGCGCTGACCAAGAAAG GACACGATTGATGCAGAGCTTCAAGGAATCCCACTCCCATGAATCCCTGCTTTCTCCTAGCAGCGCCGCCGAGGCTTTGGATCTGGTTTTAGACGAAGAGGCGATAATAAAACCTGTCCACTCCAGTATTTTAGGACAAGAATACTGCTTCGAG GTGACCACCAGTTCGGGGACGAAATGTTTCGCCTGTCGATCGGCCTCAGAGAGGGACAAGTGGATCGAAAACCTGCAACGAGCCGTCAAACCGAACAAA GACGTCCCGTTTCAATTCCAGGACAACAGCAGGCGGGTGGACAACGTGCTGAAGATGTGGATCATCGAGGCCCGAGACCTCCCCGCTAAGAAGCGTTACTACTGCGAGCTGTGTCTGGACGACATGCTGTACGCCCGCACCACCAGCAAACCCCGCACCGACACCGTCTTCTGGGGCGAGCATTTCGAATTCAACAACCTGCCTACCATTCGTAGCCTTCGTCTGCACCTCTACAAGGAGACGGACAAGAAAAGACGCAAG GAGAAAAGCACGTATCTCGGCCTCGTCAGCATCCCCATCTCCAGCATCACGGGCCGGCAGTTTGTGGAGCAGTGGTACCCGGTGATTCAATCCAGCGTCTTGGCCAAAAGCGGCGGCGTCGGGAGCACCAAGGTGATCAACGCGTCGCTACGCGTCAAATCTCGCTACCAGACTATGAACATTCTACCCATGGAGCTGTACAAGGAGTTTGCGGAGTACATCACCAACAACTACCGAACACTGTGTGCAGTTCTAGAGCCTCTGCTGAGTGTCAAAAGCAAAGAGGAGGTGGCGTTCGCTCTGGTGCACATCCTCCAAAGCACGGGGAAGACAAAG GAGTTCCTGTCCGACATGGCGATGTGTGAGGTGGATCGATTCATGGACCGCGAGCACCTCATCTTTCGAGAGAACACGTTAGCGACGAAGGCTGTGGAAGAGTACCTCAAGCTGATTGGTCACCGATACCTCAAGGACGCCATAG GTGACTTCATTCGAGCCTTGTACGAGTCAGAGGAGAACTGCGAGGTGGATCCGATGCGCGTCCCGCCGTCGGTTCTCGCCGACCATCAAGCTAACCTTCGGATGTGTTGCGAGCTGCTCCTCTGCAAGATTATCAACTCTCTCtg CATATTTCCTCGGGAGCTGAAGGAGGTTTTCGCCTCGTGGAGAGCCAGATGCGCCGAACGCGGGAGAGAGGATCTCGCCGACGGCCTGATCAGCTCCTCCCTGTTCCTCAGCTTCATGTGCCCGGCCATCATGTCCCCCTCCCTGTTCAACCTGATGCAGGAGTACCCCGCCGAACGCACGTCCCGCACGCTCACGCTCATCGCCAAGGTGATGCAGAACCTGGCCAGCTTCAGCAA ATTTGGCCCGAAGGAGGAGTACATGTACTTCATGAACGAGTTCCTGGAGATGGAGTGGGGGTCCATGCAGCAGTTCCTCTATGAGATTTCCAACATGGACGCCGGAGGGAACGCGGGGGGGTTCGAGGGCTACATCGACCTCGGCAGAGAGCTGTCCATGCTGCACAGCTTATTGTGGGAAGTCATGGGACAGCTGAGCAAG GACGCCATCCTGAAACTGGGGCCCCTGCCGAGGCTCCTGAACGACATCAGCGTGGCCCTGAGGAACCCCCAGCTGCACATGCCCACCAATCACCAGCCGGACCGACCGAAGGACCGCCTGTTCTCACGGCCGTCCTTCAACCGCCTCATGTCCTCTGACTTTCAGAGCCTCATGATGCATGACTTAAACAG TTCCATCGACATCTCCCGCCTGCCGTCGCCGACGACGGGCGTCTCTGCTGTGGAATCTCTCTCATCCAATTTGAACATGAGGCGTCAAGCAGAGCGAGACCTCCGCTCATCGAGGGAGGTGTTCTACGTAACCCGCCCGCCACTGGCTCGCTCCAGCCCCGCCTACTGCACCAGCAGCTCGGACATCACCGAACCCGATCCCAAG GTCCACAGCGTGAACAAAAGCGTGTCCATGATGGACCTCCAGGACTCTCGTATGAACAGCATCTCCAACCTGAACTCGGTGGGGGACATGCTCACTTCCTCCCAGGCCTCCATCGCCGGGCTGGGCCACAGCTTCGGGAACCTCTGCGGCCCCCTTCGAATGGGGGGCCACATGCCAGCCGGCTCGTCGGGCTCCGGTTTGAGACTGAGCCAGATGGGCCACATCGGGGGGCCGACGGAATCCatctcccagcagcagcagcaggcggcGGCGGCCATGCACTTCCCCCTGTCGTTCCAGAACCCCTTATTCCACCTGGCGTCCCAGAACTCCCCGGGTCAATCccagcatcctcctcctctcctcctcgccCCCGAGCCGGAGAACGGACACCACGACTACCAGCCGGCCTTTGGCAACAACGCCTTCTCCCGCAGCGAGGACCTGTCGGCGCTCCGGTCGCAGAGCAGCCTGGTGCAGCCCAGCATCGTCCACTCGCACAGTTACAGCGACGACTTCACCCGGCAGAACCAGAGCAGCGACTACGCCTGGCACCAGCTGTCTCTGCAGGTGCAG GAGTcgctccagcagcagcacctgaTGGGAGTCGTATCCCAGACCGCCACTGGGACAGGCACCCCCGCTTCTTTGGCCACACCTCCGACGACGGTCCACCCCGTTCGCCAAACGTCCATGGCCCCGCCGCAACACCTGAAGTCGCAGCGATCCATCAACAACCCGGCCACCGCCACACCTCCCAAGGTTCGCCCGCAAAGCCGGAACCTCCTCCTGGACTCCTCCGACGCCAGCTTCGGCGGCGGTCAGATGAAACAGCGGCAAACTCAACAGGCGGCgccgcaacaacaacaacaacaacaacagcaacagcagcagcagcaacagacgCAACAACAGGACGCCCAGCTGTCGGTGACGGACAGTCCGGCCCCCGGGCTGCCGTACCAGACCAGCTCTGCCAAAGACAATCAGGGTCCATCGGCGGCGGGGGAAGGCTCGACGGACACGCCCACCAAAAACACCAAGAAGTCTCCGCAGTCGCAGCTGCAGCCGCCGCAGCAGCATCTGCTCAAACCGGGCAACAAACAG GGTTCTCAGTCGACCTTGAACACCCCGGCGCTCAACGAACGGACGGTGGCCTGGGTGTCCAACATGCCTCACCTGTCGGCGGACATCGAGAGCCTGCGGCCGGACCGCGAGGGCCAGCTGAAGGAGTACTCCAAGAGCATGGACGAGTCACGACTAGACAGG GTGAAGGAGTACGAAGAAGAGATCCATTCCTTGAAGGAGCGTCTGAAGATGTCTCACCGTAAGCTGGAAGAGTACGAACAGAGACTCATGTCGCAGGAGCAGCAGACCAGCAAGATCCTGATGCAGTACCAGAACCGGCTGGAGGACAGCGAGCGGCggctgaagcagcagcagatggagaaggatTCTCAAATCAAAGGCATCATCAACAG ACTCATGGCTGTGGAAGATGAGCTGAGAGGGGGTCCCATTCCTGATATTAAGCCTCGAATCCTCACAGACCAG tCGATCAACCAGGTCTACGGTGGCCACCCAGGGTCCTGA
- the vps72a gene encoding vacuolar protein sorting 72 homolog a: protein MSLVVGREPRKTAGNRMSKLLDAEEEDEFYKTTYGGFNDESGDDEYHGEHSDTEDEVDSDFDIDEGDEPDSDQEEDAPRRKSRVVTKAYKEPIKVPKPKPKRPSEEQKKTEKTKVELKRRIPQEYQDFAETRKSVRQSTSEHTRKTNLRLQERQDAPRRRRGAHRDRPLTQEELLAEAKITAEINIRSLENYERLEADKKKEVHKKRRFEGPTIRYHSVLMPLVSHATLKEENVDVEGLDQDVPQTAPQNPSTPSQQPAGGLCSRTYITFSDDEAFEAAFPHRDQTSPQLPVQEVCPVTHKAALYRDPVTDIPYANTRAFRIIREAYRKYVAAHGFPNTSGGMAGLDSSAAAKGARQKMVVKQSAVGT from the exons ATGAGTCTAGTAGTCGGCCGGGAACCCAGAAAGACTGCGGGTAACCGCATGTCAAAGTTATTGGATGCCGAAGAAGAGGATGAATTCTACAAGACAACTTATGGAGGCTTCAATGAC GAATCGGGTGATGACGAGTATCACGGGGAACATTCAGACACCGAGGATGAGGTCGACAGCGACTTTGACATCGACGAAGGCGACGAGCCAGACAGCGACCAGGAGGAGGATGCACCTCGGAGGAAGAGTCGGGTTGTTACCAAAGCGTACAAG GAACCAATAAAGGTGCCAAAACCCAAACCTAAAAGACCGTCAGAGGAAcagaagaagacagagaaaacaaaagtagAACTCAAACGGAGGATTCCGCAAGAATATCAAGACTTTGCAGAGA CTCGGAAGTCTGTCCGACAGTCTACCAGCGAGCACACCCGAAAGACCAACTTGCGTCTGCAAGAACGTCAGGACGCCCCTCGAAGACGGCGAGGAGCTCATCGGGACCGACCCCTGACCCAAGAGGAGCTGCTGGCCGAGGCCAAAATAACAGCCGAGATCAACATTCGATCTTTAG AGAACTATGAACGCCTGGAGGCAGACAAGAAGAAAGAAGTCCACAAGAAGCGACGGTTTGAAGGACCGACCATCCGCTACCATTCGGTCCTGATGCCGCTGGTGTCTCACGCCACCTTAAAAGAAGAAAACGTTGATGTAGAAGG GTTGGATCAAGACGTCCCTCAAACGGCGCCACAGAACCCCTCCACTCCTTCCCAGCAGCCCGCTGGAGGCCTGTGCTCCCGTACTTACATCACGTTCAGCGACGACGAGGCCTTCGAGGCAGCCTTCCCTCACAGGGACCAGACGAGTCCCCAGCTCCCCGTCCAGGAGGTGTGTCCCGTCACCCACAAGGCCGCGCTGTACCGAGACCCCGTCACCGACATCCCGTACGCCAACACGCGAGCCTTCCGCATCATCCGAGAGGCTTACCGGAAATACGTGGCCGCGCACGGGTTTCCAAACACCTCCGGAGGGATGGCGGGACTTGACTCGTCGGCGGCGGCGAAGGGCGCTCGACAGAAGATGGTGGTGAAGCAGAGCGCCGTGGGAACATGA